One window of Calorimonas adulescens genomic DNA carries:
- the cysK gene encoding cysteine synthase A: protein MGYYNDIREIIGKTPLLKLNHLDIPHGVNIFAKLEYLNPGGSVKDRTCLYIIKEAEEEGLIRPGSTIIEPTAGNTGIGLAMACLNKDYRLILVVPTKFSVEKQQLMRALGAEIINTPREDGMMGALKKAEELAAQIPASFIPNQFANPANPKAHYETTGPEIWDDLDGDIDAVVMGAGTGGTFTGVMRYLKERRPEIKGVLADPVGSIIGGGDIKGCYKIEGIGNDFIPETMDISLIDHVEKICDEEAFAMVSELARKEGLTVGSSSGANVCAALKYAKIEGRGNIVVILPDRSDRYFSEGIYGLEG from the coding sequence ATGGGTTACTATAACGATATAAGGGAGATAATAGGCAAGACACCGCTTCTAAAACTGAATCACCTTGATATCCCACATGGAGTAAACATATTTGCCAAGCTGGAGTACCTCAACCCCGGTGGAAGCGTAAAGGACAGGACCTGTCTCTATATAATAAAAGAGGCAGAGGAAGAGGGCCTCATAAGGCCTGGCTCCACTATCATAGAACCTACGGCCGGCAATACCGGGATAGGTTTAGCTATGGCCTGCCTCAATAAAGATTACAGACTGATACTGGTGGTGCCGACCAAGTTTTCTGTAGAGAAACAGCAGCTAATGAGGGCACTGGGGGCAGAGATAATAAATACACCAAGGGAGGACGGGATGATGGGGGCACTAAAAAAGGCAGAGGAACTGGCAGCGCAAATACCGGCTTCATTTATACCCAACCAGTTTGCAAACCCTGCCAATCCGAAGGCCCACTACGAGACCACAGGCCCGGAGATATGGGATGACCTTGATGGGGATATAGATGCCGTGGTAATGGGCGCTGGTACGGGAGGCACATTCACAGGGGTAATGAGATATCTAAAGGAGAGAAGACCGGAGATCAAAGGGGTTTTGGCCGACCCTGTGGGCTCCATAATAGGCGGCGGTGATATTAAAGGCTGCTATAAGATAGAAGGGATAGGCAATGACTTTATACCTGAAACCATGGATATAAGCCTTATAGACCATGTGGAAAAAATCTGCGATGAAGAGGCCTTTGCCATGGTGAGTGAGCTGGCACGAAAAGAGGGACTCACTGTTGGTTCCTCGTCGGGTGCCAATGTGTGTGCGGCATTAAAGTATGCTAAAATAGAAGGCAGGGGGAATATAGTCGTGATACTGCCCGACAGGAGCGACAGATACTTCTCCGAGGGCATATATGGATTGGAGGGATAA
- the ribD gene encoding bifunctional diaminohydroxyphosphoribosylaminopyrimidine deaminase/5-amino-6-(5-phosphoribosylamino)uracil reductase RibD, which produces MDEVFMKRALELALEGAGRANPNPLVGAVIVKDGEIVGEGYHKIYGDAHAEVNAIKAAGRRAEGATLYVNLEPCCHYGKTPPCTEVLIDASIKRVVVAMRDPNPLVDGEGIARLKEAGIEVSCGVLEGEAKALNEIYIKFITTHLPFVILKAAMSLDGKICTSEGDSKWISSETSRAYVHSIRNRVSAVMVGLNTVIADNPHLTTRIKNGRDARPVIVDSLASIPISANVLSGNRPIVVVTERAPIERVSTLKDKGAEVIYTGEDENGMVDLNELMYKLGDMGIDSILLEGGGSLNWSAVKKGIVDKFLFFVAPVIIGGASALTPVEGEGFKTVSGALRLKRLSLKSLSDDILIEGYPERR; this is translated from the coding sequence ATGGATGAAGTATTCATGAAGAGGGCGTTGGAGCTTGCCTTAGAAGGTGCCGGCAGGGCCAATCCCAATCCCCTTGTAGGCGCTGTTATAGTAAAGGATGGCGAAATTGTTGGGGAGGGATACCATAAGATTTATGGAGATGCTCATGCCGAGGTGAACGCTATAAAGGCCGCAGGAAGGAGGGCAGAGGGCGCCACGCTGTATGTAAATCTCGAGCCATGCTGCCACTATGGCAAGACGCCGCCCTGCACCGAGGTTTTAATAGACGCCTCTATCAAAAGGGTGGTGGTTGCCATGAGGGATCCAAACCCGCTGGTAGATGGCGAGGGTATAGCAAGGCTCAAAGAGGCAGGTATAGAGGTTAGCTGTGGTGTGCTGGAAGGGGAGGCAAAGGCGCTGAACGAGATATATATAAAGTTTATAACGACACACCTGCCTTTTGTTATATTAAAGGCAGCCATGAGTTTAGACGGCAAGATTTGCACATCTGAAGGAGACTCTAAATGGATAAGCTCGGAGACATCCAGGGCTTATGTCCATTCTATAAGAAACAGGGTTTCAGCTGTAATGGTGGGGCTAAACACTGTGATTGCTGATAATCCACATCTGACCACCAGGATCAAGAACGGGAGAGATGCCAGGCCTGTAATAGTAGATTCTCTGGCTTCCATCCCCATATCAGCCAATGTGCTGTCAGGCAACAGGCCCATAGTGGTTGTTACAGAGAGGGCCCCTATTGAAAGGGTGAGTACCCTTAAGGATAAAGGGGCAGAGGTCATCTATACAGGAGAGGACGAAAATGGCATGGTAGACCTGAATGAGCTTATGTATAAACTGGGTGATATGGGCATAGACAGTATCCTCCTTGAAGGAGGGGGAAGCCTCAATTGGAGCGCCGTAAAGAAGGGTATAGTGGATAAGTTCTTGTTCTTTGTAGCCCCCGTGATTATTGGAGGAGCATCTGCCCTAACACCGGTTGAAGGAGAAGGATTTAAGACGGTATCAGGGGCATTAAGACTTAAAAGGCTAAGCCTTAAAAGCTTAAGTGATGACATCTTAATTGAAGGGTATCCTGAAAGAAGGTGA
- the ribE gene encoding riboflavin synthase, producing the protein MFTGIVEEMGRVRHLNRTGGGISLAVECEKILQGMAVGDSIAVNGICLTATGVMGNHFTADVMPESILRSSLKNIRIGDHVNLERALPADGRFGGHIVAGHVDGTGTIASIRNEGNSRRICIRADNSILMYIVEKGSVALDGVSLTVSMVFEDTFEVSVIPHTLSSTTIGKKRVGDMVNIECDVIGKYIRKFLAGEKGNGLAEKLKENGYI; encoded by the coding sequence GTGTTTACTGGAATTGTTGAAGAGATGGGTAGGGTAAGGCACCTAAATCGCACAGGCGGAGGTATATCTCTGGCAGTAGAGTGCGAGAAAATCCTTCAGGGGATGGCCGTAGGCGATAGTATAGCCGTAAACGGCATATGCCTCACTGCTACAGGAGTAATGGGGAACCATTTTACCGCCGATGTTATGCCTGAGAGTATCCTGAGGTCCTCACTCAAGAACATCCGCATAGGTGACCACGTAAACCTTGAGAGAGCTCTGCCTGCAGATGGAAGGTTTGGCGGACATATTGTGGCAGGACATGTAGATGGTACAGGGACTATAGCCTCTATCAGGAATGAAGGGAATTCAAGGAGGATATGTATAAGGGCTGATAATTCAATTCTAATGTATATAGTGGAGAAGGGTTCTGTAGCTTTAGATGGGGTAAGCCTCACTGTCTCTATGGTCTTTGAGGACACCTTTGAGGTATCTGTCATCCCTCATACCCTGTCGTCTACCACCATAGGTAAAAAAAGGGTTGGAGACATGGTGAACATAGAGTGTGACGTGATTGGGAAATATATAAGGAAGTTTTTGGCTGGAGAAAAAGGGAATGGCCTTGCTGAAAAGCTTAAAGAAAACGGCTATATTTGA
- a CDS encoding TetR/AcrR family transcriptional regulator, translated as MSKESKIPTKKRIIETAIELFRKNGYDKVTIKDICEKSGISKSTFYYYFDSKDSIIADFKFYSDVYVEENFNKLITSSNYVEQLWNFYEMYSKPTYEAGVEISKQIFISNLHEDHHFFAPGDIKLWETEKLLIQKAQQSGQILNTASPEKLAESLIFAMEGVVLVWCIKNGDFDLFARIKQVFETILMVKPGYF; from the coding sequence ATGAGCAAAGAATCAAAGATTCCAACGAAAAAGCGTATCATCGAGACTGCTATAGAACTTTTTCGTAAAAATGGTTATGACAAGGTAACAATAAAGGACATTTGTGAAAAGAGCGGTATTTCTAAAAGCACTTTTTATTATTATTTTGATTCAAAGGATTCGATAATAGCTGATTTTAAATTTTACTCCGATGTATATGTTGAAGAGAATTTTAACAAACTCATTACTTCATCTAATTATGTCGAGCAACTCTGGAATTTTTATGAGATGTATTCAAAACCCACCTATGAGGCAGGAGTTGAAATATCAAAGCAAATTTTTATCTCCAATTTACATGAAGACCATCATTTTTTTGCACCAGGTGATATTAAGCTGTGGGAGACAGAAAAACTACTAATCCAAAAAGCCCAGCAAAGTGGACAAATATTAAATACTGCAAGCCCCGAGAAACTGGCCGAAAGCTTAATTTTTGCAATGGAAGGTGTTGTCTTAGTTTGGTGTATAAAAAATGGTGACTTTGACCTTTTTGCAAGAATCAAACAGGTTTTTGAGACTATACTTATGGTAAAACCAGGTTATTTCTAA
- a CDS encoding trans-sulfuration enzyme family protein: MGINTRLIHGGISWDKQTGAVNIPIYQTSTFKQKSLGETYGYEYSRTGNPTREALESLIAELEGGLAGFAFSSGMAAISSVFMLFNSGDKIVLPDNIYGGTYRVMENVFKRFGLRAVYIDTTKIEEVEKAFEGKARAIFIETPTNPLMDVTDIRRVAEVAKRAGGLTIVDNTFMTPYLQRPIELGADIVVHSATKYLGGHSDVVAGLAVTATEELKERLHFIQNSVGAVLGPQDSYYIIRGVKTLGVRMDRHEENAMKVAKWLRTQEGIEKVYYPGLPDHPGHKIMKGQADGFGGILSFRTSTPQLALKILNGVRLITLGESLGGVESLICQPATMTHASFPEDIRGRLGIDDCLVRLSVGIEDADDIIEDLRTAMGG; encoded by the coding sequence ATGGGTATAAATACAAGGCTGATTCATGGCGGTATATCATGGGATAAACAGACAGGGGCAGTCAACATACCAATCTATCAGACATCAACCTTTAAACAAAAGAGTCTTGGCGAAACGTACGGATACGAGTATTCCAGAACGGGAAACCCGACACGGGAGGCGCTGGAGTCTCTGATAGCAGAACTGGAGGGCGGCCTGGCCGGTTTTGCCTTTTCCTCAGGCATGGCCGCAATATCCTCTGTCTTTATGCTGTTTAACTCTGGGGATAAGATAGTCCTGCCAGACAACATATATGGTGGCACATACAGGGTAATGGAGAATGTATTTAAAAGGTTTGGGCTGAGAGCAGTATACATTGATACCACAAAAATAGAAGAGGTAGAGAAAGCCTTTGAGGGTAAAGCCAGGGCTATCTTCATTGAGACGCCCACGAACCCCCTTATGGACGTTACGGACATAAGGAGAGTGGCGGAGGTCGCAAAAAGGGCGGGAGGTTTAACCATTGTGGACAACACCTTTATGACGCCTTACCTGCAAAGGCCTATAGAGCTAGGGGCTGATATAGTGGTACACTCCGCCACAAAGTACCTGGGAGGACACTCTGATGTGGTGGCAGGCCTGGCCGTAACAGCCACCGAAGAACTAAAGGAAAGGCTGCATTTTATCCAGAACTCCGTCGGTGCTGTACTGGGTCCTCAGGACAGCTACTACATCATAAGGGGCGTAAAGACCTTAGGTGTCAGGATGGACAGACATGAGGAAAACGCCATGAAGGTAGCAAAATGGCTTAGAACTCAGGAAGGGATAGAAAAGGTCTATTACCCGGGTCTTCCCGACCACCCCGGACACAAGATAATGAAAGGCCAGGCCGACGGCTTTGGCGGTATACTCTCATTCAGGACATCAACTCCACAACTGGCCTTAAAGATATTAAACGGGGTCAGACTCATCACCCTGGGAGAGAGCCTGGGAGGGGTAGAGAGCCTGATATGCCAGCCTGCCACCATGACCCATGCATCATTCCCAGAGGACATTAGAGGCAGACTGGGCATAGACGACTGCCTTGTCAGGCTGTCGGTAGGCATTGAGGATGCGGACGATATAATAGAAGACCTCAGGACGGCAATGGGGGGTTAG
- a CDS encoding S-ribosylhomocysteine lyase, giving the protein MARVESFELDHTKVKAPYVRLAAVEEGEKGDKVAKYDIRFITPNTGAMSTGGMHTLEHLLAGYFRDELDGVIDVSPMGCRTGFYLIKFGVSSLEDIKRAFENSLKKVLETEEVPAANERQCGNYKDHSLEDARQHAKRVLDEGIGIV; this is encoded by the coding sequence ATGGCAAGAGTGGAGAGTTTTGAACTGGACCATACAAAGGTAAAGGCGCCATATGTCCGCCTTGCTGCCGTGGAAGAAGGAGAAAAGGGTGACAAGGTTGCAAAATACGACATAAGGTTTATTACGCCCAACACAGGAGCTATGTCCACAGGTGGGATGCATACATTAGAACACCTCTTGGCAGGATACTTCAGGGATGAACTGGATGGGGTCATAGATGTATCACCCATGGGATGCAGGACAGGCTTTTACCTCATAAAATTCGGCGTCTCATCACTGGAGGATATAAAAAGAGCTTTTGAAAACTCACTTAAGAAGGTGCTGGAGACAGAGGAGGTCCCCGCTGCCAATGAGAGGCAGTGCGGCAACTACAAAGACCATTCTCTTGAGGACGCCAGACAGCACGCAAAGAGAGTCCTTGATGAGGGGATAGGTATTGTGTGA
- a CDS encoding class I SAM-dependent methyltransferase — protein sequence MDVVGYFNKVAYKWDRMRKGYFGDELRELLLQEIDGFPGLIVDIGCGTGFLTIELARNAGWVLGIDPTEKMMNEAKKNASAAGVNNITFIKAAMEEIPLLSDSADMIFANMVLHHVGKPPTGLREVRRVLKPGGKLVLSDVEEHHKSWARDEMADVWLGFGLDTIREWLGEAGFTEYEVSYSGFNARAVSRSGDICEPAIFIAKAIK from the coding sequence ATGGATGTGGTGGGATATTTCAACAAAGTGGCGTATAAGTGGGACAGAATGAGGAAGGGATATTTTGGCGACGAACTGAGAGAGCTTTTGTTACAGGAGATAGATGGTTTTCCAGGCCTTATAGTGGATATTGGATGCGGTACTGGATTTTTGACTATAGAACTGGCAAGGAATGCGGGTTGGGTCCTTGGTATAGACCCAACGGAGAAGATGATGAATGAGGCTAAGAAAAATGCCTCTGCTGCAGGAGTAAACAATATAACATTTATAAAGGCTGCCATGGAAGAGATACCACTCCTTTCTGATTCGGCTGACATGATTTTTGCCAATATGGTGCTTCACCATGTGGGCAAGCCGCCAACCGGTTTGAGAGAGGTCAGGAGGGTATTAAAGCCTGGTGGCAAACTCGTGCTCAGTGATGTGGAGGAACACCATAAGTCCTGGGCCAGGGATGAGATGGCTGACGTATGGCTGGGTTTTGGGCTTGATACTATAAGAGAGTGGCTTGGAGAGGCAGGATTTACAGAATATGAGGTGTCATATTCCGGGTTTAATGCGAGGGCAGTTTCAAGGTCAGGCGACATATGCGAGCCCGCAATATTTATAGCAAAAGCAATAAAGTGA
- a CDS encoding SDR family oxidoreductase, with the protein MDYGMQGKVALVIGGGGGSGRITSTMFAQEGVKVVVADISEEAGQETVNIVKAVGGEAYFIKCDVTSEEDIKAAVNFAVETYGGLNFAINIVGTNTDFTDITQVPAENFDKMFYICTRSTYLGMKYQIPAMIKSGGGSIVNMASAGGLVGQRKQGLYNAAKFAVVGMTKAAALDFAAQGVRINCVCPGPMLSIGMKKALEKDPHFGDQYLVDVPIGRFIGQDEVAAACVFLCSEKAAAITGIALPVDGGMVAD; encoded by the coding sequence ATGGATTACGGTATGCAAGGCAAAGTAGCTCTTGTCATTGGTGGAGGCGGCGGGTCAGGAAGAATAACTTCTACTATGTTTGCACAAGAAGGTGTCAAAGTAGTGGTAGCAGACATCAGTGAAGAAGCAGGGCAGGAAACCGTAAATATAGTAAAGGCAGTCGGTGGTGAAGCTTATTTCATTAAATGTGATGTAACCAGTGAAGAGGATATTAAAGCTGCTGTCAACTTTGCTGTTGAAACATATGGTGGACTCAATTTTGCTATTAATATTGTAGGTACAAATACGGATTTTACCGACATCACACAGGTGCCTGCAGAAAATTTCGATAAAATGTTTTATATCTGTACACGGAGTACATATTTAGGAATGAAATATCAAATACCCGCTATGATAAAATCCGGTGGTGGATCTATTGTCAATATGGCATCTGCTGGAGGTCTTGTCGGTCAGCGCAAGCAAGGTTTATATAACGCTGCAAAATTTGCTGTTGTTGGGATGACAAAGGCCGCTGCTTTAGATTTTGCCGCACAAGGTGTTAGGATTAACTGTGTCTGTCCTGGGCCGATGTTATCTATCGGGATGAAAAAGGCTTTGGAGAAGGACCCGCATTTTGGAGATCAATATCTTGTAGATGTTCCCATTGGAAGATTCATTGGTCAGGATGAAGTAGCGGCAGCTTGTGTATTTCTTTGCTCAGAAAAAGCTGCAGCAATTACGGGTATTGCTTTGCCTGTTGACGGAGGCATGGTAGCTGACTAA
- a CDS encoding S-layer homology domain-containing protein produces the protein MKRYISEVFILFVFIFVMALPESAWGAGKTYVPVLMYHNIIDGAIKPSEAGVTVNYERFMEQMEYLKLAGYNTISVDDYIGFMEGNKPLPPNPIMITFDDGYESNYKYAYPILKKLGMRAVINVIVSETKGEPNYHYWDPTHLTWEEMKEISDSGVIDIESHTYDLHYYASNGKKKIPAASGQIEINGKLESFDEYTTRVKNDFKKSKDMIEKNVGKRVKVLSYPYGVGNSTTKKLAREVGYEAMFTIKEGVMRQGDDIMSGKRIKVKGTETGFDIVRNIYRAAGVKGNVPFYDLEKHWASNDIMEMMLKGYMKGYPDKTFRPDSPVTRAEMATMVSSVFGLKPDGKALPFNDVMKNAWYYVPVSSCYADGIIGFYGNSFGPDIKATREEVVSVLSPFIKSGQSADLSIYKDTDEISPFAVHAMEKAVAAGIIKGKGEGRLSPKDDVTRAELAVMIERVLNQQSYDNRQSLWE, from the coding sequence ATGAAAAGATATATCTCTGAAGTTTTTATTTTGTTTGTTTTTATTTTCGTTATGGCGTTGCCAGAAAGCGCATGGGGTGCTGGAAAAACTTATGTACCTGTCCTCATGTATCACAATATAATAGATGGCGCAATAAAGCCCTCGGAGGCCGGTGTGACAGTCAACTATGAAAGGTTCATGGAGCAGATGGAGTATTTAAAGCTGGCAGGTTACAATACCATAAGTGTGGATGATTATATAGGTTTTATGGAGGGAAACAAACCGTTGCCTCCGAACCCGATAATGATAACCTTTGATGATGGTTACGAGAGCAATTATAAATATGCCTATCCAATTTTAAAGAAACTGGGTATGAGGGCTGTTATAAACGTGATTGTATCAGAGACGAAAGGGGAGCCCAACTATCATTATTGGGACCCGACCCATCTCACTTGGGAAGAGATGAAAGAGATAAGTGATTCCGGTGTGATTGATATTGAGAGTCATACCTATGACCTTCACTACTATGCCTCAAATGGCAAAAAAAAGATACCGGCAGCTTCAGGCCAGATAGAGATTAATGGAAAGCTGGAGAGCTTTGATGAGTACACCACAAGGGTAAAGAATGACTTTAAAAAATCAAAGGATATGATTGAAAAAAATGTGGGGAAGAGGGTGAAGGTGCTGTCATATCCCTATGGTGTTGGCAACAGCACCACTAAGAAACTGGCAAGAGAGGTGGGTTACGAGGCCATGTTTACCATAAAGGAAGGGGTGATGAGGCAGGGCGACGACATCATGTCCGGCAAAAGGATTAAGGTAAAGGGCACTGAAACTGGTTTTGACATTGTAAGGAATATTTACAGGGCTGCCGGAGTTAAAGGAAATGTACCTTTTTATGACCTTGAAAAACACTGGGCCAGCAACGATATAATGGAGATGATGCTAAAGGGGTACATGAAAGGGTACCCCGATAAGACATTCAGACCAGATAGTCCTGTCACCAGAGCAGAGATGGCTACTATGGTTTCCTCTGTTTTTGGCCTCAAGCCTGATGGTAAGGCTCTGCCGTTTAATGATGTGATGAAAAACGCATGGTATTATGTGCCTGTCAGTTCCTGCTACGCTGATGGTATAATAGGTTTTTATGGTAACAGTTTTGGGCCGGATATAAAGGCCACACGCGAGGAGGTAGTATCTGTACTTTCACCATTTATAAAAAGTGGACAGTCTGCAGACCTCTCCATATATAAGGATACTGATGAGATTTCACCATTTGCTGTCCATGCTATGGAGAAGGCTGTTGCTGCAGGTATAATCAAAGGGAAAGGAGAGGGGCGTCTCTCACCGAAGGACGATGTAACCAGGGCAGAGCTTGCTGTTATGATTGAGAGGGTATTAAACCAGCAAAGTTATGATAACAGGCAGTCTCTTTGGGAATAA
- a CDS encoding FAD-dependent oxidoreductase, with protein MNTLFDEIKIGNMVLKNRIVMTPMGFPATDLDCGVSQREMDYYVERAKGGFGLIFLPCHVVTDKYETVACVNLLTKFTHSVRLATAIEKIHHYGAKVCIQLSMGMGRVSLIDPFTAPYSSSAIPSFWFKDLICKPLSKEQIKDIVKSFGYAAFLAKRAGADAVEIHAYGGYLIDQFITSIWNKRTDEYGGSLENRLRIVFELRDEIWKNCGKDFPISIKFTPVHGFEGGRTLEEGLEIAKIFDNSGFSLLHVDFGSYECQNKSVTTVYEKEGLQLHIAEALKKAGIKTPILGQGKLGRPEFAKEVIEKGIIDLLGLGHTSIAEPYWPNKVKDGKLDDVRPCIGCNECVLRASNARPLSCTVNPYAGFEKDYVLTPAKDKKSILIVGGGPGGIMAALTADQRGFDVELWEKNSELGGALLAAGAPEFKRDVARYVSYLKAQIAKSNVKVILNKEATSEEILARKPDVVILAGGAEPIVPNIPGINSDRVILANDLLRNKNIDGEKIVVVGGGLVGCEAALMLDNMGKKVTIVEMLDKLLATAVHAYQNHISITEMLNASNIQQMTKTSLKSIDAGSVTVEKDGREIAIECDRVVLAIGYKPNLKLKEALEGKIEKVFTIGDNVKAGKIIDATHQGFHIIRLLEEL; from the coding sequence ATGAATACGTTATTTGATGAAATTAAAATCGGTAATATGGTGTTAAAAAACAGAATAGTCATGACACCTATGGGATTTCCGGCAACAGATTTGGATTGCGGTGTATCTCAAAGAGAAATGGATTACTATGTCGAAAGAGCTAAAGGTGGTTTCGGTCTAATATTTCTGCCGTGTCATGTTGTTACTGACAAATATGAAACTGTTGCTTGTGTTAATCTGCTAACAAAATTCACTCACTCTGTCAGGCTTGCGACTGCAATAGAAAAAATCCATCACTACGGCGCCAAAGTTTGTATTCAGCTTTCTATGGGCATGGGACGTGTATCTTTAATCGATCCATTTACTGCTCCATATTCATCCAGCGCTATACCCTCATTCTGGTTTAAAGACCTCATTTGTAAGCCTTTATCCAAGGAGCAGATAAAAGATATTGTTAAGAGTTTTGGCTATGCAGCATTTTTGGCCAAACGAGCCGGTGCAGACGCCGTAGAGATACATGCATACGGCGGGTATTTAATTGACCAATTTATTACTTCAATCTGGAATAAGAGGACAGATGAATATGGCGGCAGTTTAGAAAATAGGCTGCGCATTGTATTTGAACTAAGAGATGAGATATGGAAAAACTGTGGAAAAGATTTTCCAATTTCAATTAAATTTACACCTGTTCATGGTTTTGAAGGTGGTAGGACTTTAGAAGAAGGTCTTGAAATAGCCAAAATTTTTGACAACAGTGGATTTTCATTACTCCATGTTGACTTCGGCTCTTATGAATGCCAAAACAAAAGTGTAACCACAGTATATGAAAAAGAAGGTCTTCAGTTACATATAGCTGAAGCGTTGAAGAAGGCTGGTATTAAGACACCTATACTTGGGCAAGGTAAACTCGGTCGTCCGGAATTTGCTAAAGAAGTTATAGAAAAAGGAATTATTGACTTACTTGGTCTTGGCCATACATCCATTGCAGAACCATACTGGCCTAATAAAGTAAAAGACGGAAAACTTGATGATGTGAGGCCATGCATAGGATGCAATGAATGTGTTCTAAGAGCATCTAATGCAAGACCCCTTTCCTGTACAGTCAATCCATATGCAGGCTTTGAAAAAGATTATGTTCTTACTCCTGCCAAAGACAAGAAATCCATACTTATTGTGGGCGGTGGGCCTGGAGGCATAATGGCTGCTCTAACGGCGGATCAGCGTGGTTTTGATGTAGAGCTGTGGGAAAAGAATAGTGAACTTGGCGGTGCGTTGTTGGCAGCAGGAGCGCCAGAATTTAAGCGTGATGTAGCAAGGTATGTATCGTATTTGAAAGCACAAATAGCTAAGAGCAATGTAAAAGTTATCTTGAACAAAGAAGCTACTTCTGAGGAAATACTGGCAAGAAAACCGGATGTAGTGATTTTGGCTGGCGGTGCAGAACCTATAGTACCTAATATTCCTGGTATTAATAGTGACAGGGTGATTTTAGCAAATGATTTGCTCAGAAACAAAAATATCGACGGCGAAAAGATTGTTGTGGTCGGTGGCGGCCTGGTTGGCTGTGAGGCTGCTTTAATGCTAGACAATATGGGCAAAAAAGTCACGATTGTAGAGATGTTAGATAAACTATTGGCAACAGCGGTACATGCATACCAAAACCATATATCTATTACAGAAATGCTAAATGCCAGCAATATTCAACAAATGACTAAAACTTCTCTCAAATCTATTGATGCAGGCAGCGTCACAGTTGAAAAAGATGGAAGAGAAATCGCCATTGAATGTGATAGAGTCGTTTTGGCTATTGGTTACAAGCCGAACTTAAAGCTAAAGGAAGCGTTAGAGGGAAAGATAGAGAAAGTATTTACAATAGGTGACAATGTAAAAGCTGGTAAAATTATCGATGCTACACATCAAGGTTTCCATATAATTCGCCTTCTGGAAGAATTGTAA